From a single Streptomyces misionensis genomic region:
- the dacB gene encoding D-alanyl-D-alanine carboxypeptidase/D-alanyl-D-alanine endopeptidase, which yields MVVPELRPWRAARPRVKRFANAVRPRLTLALGTAKPQVARLVSTVRPLLADLPRPRTPSTLQYTAGAATAGLVLAAGVVTLAGPWDATGQRTAERDRAVALEHAGGADHGAAGAAGEPRPAPSAPPVLTGLGPATGPADTRQAPAKGATPLADVLDPLLASTALGDTRTAVVVDAATGRRLYGTGADKGLTPASTTKLATAVAALNALGPDHRFTTRTAFTAAGGELVLVGGGDPTLTARADAGGWASLRTLATKTAAALRQRGVHKVTLAYDTSLYTGPALHSIGVNDNLAQVVALTADEGRTDGSASGPVARVADPAKDAAQKFAGFLEAAGITTTAPAPAKATGHPETLATVASPPLSALVERMLTNSDNDIAEALARQTALASGQPASFGGGAKAIAAQLKRLGLPLAGTSFHDGSGLDRTDRLTADLLTAILVKAGTPDHPGLRPLLTGLPIAHFTGTLSARYADGAAGLVHAKTGTLTGVNTLAGTVVDRSGRLLTFAFLASGTKDPMAAQSALDKTATALATCACG from the coding sequence GTGGTCGTGCCGGAGCTCAGGCCTTGGCGGGCCGCAAGGCCGCGGGTGAAGCGGTTCGCGAACGCCGTACGACCGCGCCTCACGCTTGCCCTCGGGACGGCGAAACCGCAGGTCGCGCGGCTTGTGTCCACGGTACGACCGCTGCTCGCCGACCTCCCCCGTCCGCGTACCCCCAGCACCTTGCAGTACACCGCGGGCGCCGCCACCGCCGGCCTGGTGCTCGCCGCCGGCGTGGTGACCCTGGCCGGGCCGTGGGACGCCACCGGTCAGCGTACGGCCGAGCGGGACCGGGCGGTCGCCCTGGAGCACGCGGGTGGCGCAGATCACGGCGCCGCCGGTGCGGCGGGCGAGCCCCGCCCGGCGCCGAGCGCGCCGCCCGTCCTGACGGGCCTGGGCCCCGCCACCGGCCCCGCGGACACCAGGCAGGCCCCGGCGAAGGGCGCGACCCCCCTCGCGGACGTCCTGGACCCCCTGCTGGCCTCCACCGCCCTCGGCGACACCCGCACGGCGGTGGTCGTGGACGCGGCCACCGGCAGACGGCTGTACGGCACCGGCGCCGACAAGGGACTCACGCCCGCCTCCACCACCAAGCTCGCCACCGCCGTCGCCGCGCTGAACGCGCTCGGCCCCGACCACCGCTTCACCACCCGCACCGCCTTCACGGCGGCCGGCGGCGAACTCGTGCTCGTCGGCGGCGGCGACCCCACGCTCACCGCGCGCGCCGACGCGGGCGGCTGGGCGAGCCTGCGCACCCTGGCGACGAAGACCGCCGCCGCCCTGCGGCAGCGCGGCGTCCACAAGGTCACGCTGGCCTACGACACCTCGCTCTACACCGGTCCCGCGCTGCACTCCATCGGCGTCAACGACAACCTCGCCCAGGTCGTCGCCCTCACCGCCGACGAGGGCCGTACCGACGGCTCCGCCAGCGGGCCCGTGGCCCGGGTCGCCGACCCGGCGAAGGACGCGGCGCAGAAGTTCGCCGGCTTCCTCGAGGCCGCCGGGATCACCACGACCGCGCCCGCCCCGGCCAAGGCCACCGGCCACCCCGAGACCCTCGCCACCGTCGCCTCGCCGCCGCTGTCCGCCCTGGTCGAGCGCATGCTGACCAACAGCGACAACGACATCGCCGAGGCCCTCGCCCGCCAGACCGCGCTGGCGAGCGGGCAGCCCGCGAGCTTCGGCGGCGGCGCGAAGGCGATCGCCGCGCAGCTGAAGCGGCTGGGCCTGCCGCTGGCCGGGACCTCCTTCCACGACGGCAGCGGCCTCGACCGCACCGACCGGCTCACGGCCGACCTCCTCACCGCGATCCTGGTCAAGGCCGGCACCCCCGACCACCCCGGCCTGCGGCCCCTGCTCACCGGCCTGCCCATCGCCCACTTCACCGGCACCCTCAGTGCCCGCTACGCCGACGGCGCCGCCGGCCTCGTGCACGCCAAGACCGGCACCCTGACCGGCGTCAACACCCTGGCCGGCACGGTCGTCGACCGCTCCGGCCGGCTCCTGACCTTCGCCTTCCTGGCCTCGGGCACGAAGGACCCGATGGCGGCCCAGTCCGCCCTGGACAAGACCGCCACCGCACTGGCCACCTGCGCCTGTGGCTGA
- a CDS encoding zinc-dependent metalloprotease, producing the protein MTGFGGTASPGMVDWNLAVATATRLARPGPDVTRDEARAVVAELRRHAKASEEHVRGFTRLETEQSHDTPVLVVDRPGWVRANVAGFREILKPLLDKMQERRGGHPGSAVLGAVGGKVTGVELGMLLSFLSSRVLGQYETFAPATRDLPAGGNGGGRLLLVAPNIVHVERELDVQPHDFRLWVCLHEETHRTQFTAVPWLRDHLEGEIQSFLAETDVDPMTFLERIREAAQSLAGGRPEGEQDDGGRSFVELVQTPAQREILGRLTAVMSLLEGHADYVMDGVGPSVVPTVAEIREKFQQRRAKGASRLDQALRKLLGLDAKLKQYRDGERFVRAVVDQVGVDGFNRVWTSPNTLPTKAEIAKPADWVARVHRKAES; encoded by the coding sequence ATGACAGGCTTCGGAGGCACCGCATCCCCCGGGATGGTCGACTGGAACCTCGCGGTGGCGACCGCGACACGGCTCGCACGCCCCGGCCCCGACGTCACCCGCGACGAGGCCCGTGCCGTCGTCGCGGAGCTGCGCCGGCACGCGAAGGCCTCGGAGGAACACGTCCGGGGCTTCACTCGTCTGGAGACCGAGCAGAGCCACGACACACCCGTCCTCGTGGTGGACCGGCCCGGCTGGGTCCGGGCCAACGTCGCCGGTTTCCGCGAGATCCTCAAACCGCTCCTGGACAAGATGCAGGAACGGCGCGGCGGCCACCCCGGCAGCGCCGTTCTCGGCGCCGTCGGCGGCAAGGTCACCGGCGTGGAACTCGGCATGCTGCTGTCGTTCCTCTCCTCCCGCGTCCTCGGCCAGTACGAGACCTTCGCCCCCGCCACCCGCGACCTGCCGGCCGGCGGGAACGGCGGCGGACGCCTCCTCCTCGTCGCCCCCAACATCGTCCACGTCGAGCGCGAACTCGACGTGCAGCCGCACGACTTCCGCCTGTGGGTGTGCCTGCACGAGGAGACCCACCGCACCCAGTTCACGGCCGTGCCCTGGCTGCGCGACCACCTGGAGGGCGAGATCCAGTCGTTCCTGGCGGAGACGGACGTCGACCCCATGACCTTCCTGGAGCGCATCCGCGAGGCCGCCCAGTCGCTGGCCGGCGGCCGGCCCGAGGGCGAGCAGGACGACGGCGGCCGCTCCTTCGTGGAACTGGTGCAGACGCCCGCGCAGCGCGAGATCCTCGGCCGGCTCACCGCCGTGATGTCCCTGCTGGAGGGCCACGCCGACTACGTGATGGACGGGGTCGGCCCCAGCGTCGTACCGACCGTCGCCGAGATCCGCGAGAAGTTCCAGCAGCGCCGCGCCAAGGGCGCCTCCCGGCTCGACCAGGCCCTGCGCAAACTGCTGGGCCTGGACGCCAAGCTCAAGCAGTACCGGGACGGCGAGCGCTTCGTCCGGGCCGTCGTCGACCAGGTCGGCGTCGACGGCTTCAACCGCGTGTGGACCTCGCCCAACACCCTGCCCACCAAGGCGGAGATCGCCAAACCGGCGGACTGGGTCGCGCGGGTGCACCGCAAGGCGGAGTCGTGA
- the tilS gene encoding tRNA lysidine(34) synthetase TilS, producing the protein MGPHPAVAAIRLAVRRVLHDILNDLPAPGDGHPATVGHPGRTAERPPSPLVPSPAASSAPPAPPLVLVACSGGADSMALASALAFEAPKLGLRAGGITVDHGLQPGSDLRADEVALRMRGLGLDPVEAVAVDVGRDGGPEAAARDARYAALDAALERHGAAAILLGHTRDDQAETVLLGLARGSGIRSLSGMAAVSGAGGRYRRPFLHLDRQTARKACMVQSLPVWDDPHNTDPAYTRSRLRHEGLPALEKALGKGVVEALARTAQLSRDDADALDAWASQAEASVRDAAGRLECAKLYALPPAVRRRILRRAAIEAGAPAGSLFARHIEEVDRLITGWRGQGAINLPGRVVAQRQGGRLVIRQG; encoded by the coding sequence ATGGGTCCCCATCCTGCGGTCGCGGCGATACGCCTGGCGGTCCGCCGCGTCCTCCACGACATCCTGAACGACCTCCCGGCACCCGGCGACGGCCACCCGGCCACCGTGGGACACCCGGGCCGGACGGCCGAGCGGCCCCCCTCCCCGCTCGTCCCCTCGCCCGCGGCCTCCAGCGCCCCGCCCGCGCCCCCGCTCGTGCTCGTCGCGTGTTCCGGCGGCGCCGACTCCATGGCCCTCGCCTCCGCGCTCGCCTTCGAGGCGCCCAAGCTCGGCCTGCGCGCCGGCGGCATCACCGTCGACCACGGTCTCCAGCCCGGCTCCGACCTCCGCGCCGACGAGGTCGCCCTGCGGATGCGCGGTCTCGGCCTCGACCCCGTCGAAGCCGTCGCCGTCGACGTCGGCCGCGACGGCGGCCCCGAGGCCGCCGCCCGCGACGCCCGCTACGCCGCCCTGGACGCCGCGCTCGAACGGCACGGCGCCGCCGCGATCCTGCTCGGCCACACCCGCGACGACCAGGCCGAAACCGTCCTGCTGGGCCTCGCCCGGGGCTCCGGCATCCGCTCCCTGTCCGGAATGGCCGCGGTCTCGGGGGCCGGCGGCCGTTACCGGCGCCCCTTCCTCCACCTCGACCGGCAGACCGCCCGCAAGGCCTGCATGGTCCAGTCCCTGCCCGTCTGGGACGACCCCCACAACACCGACCCCGCCTACACCCGCTCCCGGCTGCGGCACGAGGGCCTGCCCGCCCTGGAGAAGGCCCTCGGCAAGGGCGTCGTGGAAGCGCTCGCCCGCACCGCCCAGCTGTCCCGCGACGACGCCGACGCCCTCGACGCCTGGGCCAGCCAGGCCGAGGCCTCGGTGCGCGACGCCGCGGGCCGGCTGGAGTGCGCCAAGCTCTACGCGCTGCCGCCCGCCGTGCGCCGCCGGATCCTGCGCCGCGCCGCCATCGAGGCGGGCGCCCCGGCCGGTTCCCTGTTCGCCCGCCACATCGAGGAAGTCGACCGGCTGATCACCGGCTGGCGGGGCCAGGGAGCCATCAATCTCCCGGGCCGCGTCGTCGCCCAGCGTCAGGGTGGCAGACTGGTGATTCGGCAAGGCTGA
- the hpt gene encoding hypoxanthine phosphoribosyltransferase: MRVDAKDMGADLEKVLITKEEIDAKLAELAAKIDAEYEGKDLLIVGVLKGAVMVMADLARALSTPVTMDWMAVSSYGAGTQSSGVVRILKDLDTDIKGRDVLIVEDIIDSGLTLSWLINNLGSREPASLKVCTLLRKPDAAKVAIEVEWVGFDIPNEFVVGYGLDYAEKYRNLPFVGTLAPHVYGG, translated from the coding sequence ATGCGGGTGGACGCGAAAGACATGGGTGCCGACCTCGAGAAGGTGCTCATCACCAAGGAAGAGATCGACGCCAAGCTGGCCGAGCTGGCCGCGAAGATCGACGCGGAGTACGAGGGCAAGGACCTGCTGATCGTCGGCGTCCTCAAGGGCGCGGTGATGGTCATGGCCGACCTCGCCCGGGCGCTGTCCACCCCGGTCACCATGGACTGGATGGCCGTGTCCTCCTACGGTGCGGGCACCCAGTCCTCCGGTGTCGTGCGGATCCTCAAGGACCTCGACACCGACATCAAGGGCCGCGACGTCCTGATCGTCGAGGACATCATCGACTCCGGCCTGACCCTGTCCTGGCTGATCAACAACCTCGGCTCCCGCGAGCCGGCCTCCCTCAAGGTGTGCACGCTGCTGCGCAAGCCGGACGCCGCCAAGGTCGCCATCGAAGTGGAATGGGTCGGCTTCGACATTCCGAACGAGTTCGTCGTCGGCTACGGCCTCGACTACGCCGAGAAGTACCGCAACCTCCCGTTCGTCGGTACGCTCGCGCCGCACGTCTACGGCGGCTGA
- the ftsH gene encoding ATP-dependent zinc metalloprotease FtsH yields MDVKRYFRGPVMWIVLAVLAVVVLMQVVGSSGGYKTVDTGQVVAAINDNRVQSAKLTTGDEQTIKVTLKDGQKVSGSSKIQASYIGDQGVTIAGTLQTKYQNKQIPDGYTVSPSKQNPFVGVLLSLLPFVLIVVVFLFLMNQMQGGGSRVMNFGKSKAKLITKDTPKTTFSDVAGCDEAVEELHEIKEFLQEPAKFQAVGAKIPKGVLLYGRPGTGKTLLARAVAGEAGVPFYSISGSDFVEMFVGVGASRVRDLFEQAKANAPAIVFVDEIDAVGRHRGAGLGGGHDEREQTLNQLLVEMDGFDVKGGVILIAATNRPDILDPALLRPGRFDRQIAVDPPDLQGRLEILKVHQKGKPVANDVDLAAVARRTPGMTGADLANVLNEAALLTARSDQKLIDNKALDEAIDRVVAGPQKRTRIMSDKEKKITAYHEGGHALVAAASPNSDPVHKITILSRGRALGYTMVLPDEDKYSTTRNEMLDQLAYMLGGRAAEELVFHDPTTGAANDIEKATNLARAMVTQYGMTERLGAIKFGGDNSEPFLGREMAHQRDYSEEVAALVDEEVKKLIETAHNEAWEILVENRDVLDNLVLQLLEKETLGKEEIAEIFAPIVKRPPRPAWTGSSRRTPSTRPPVLSPKELALTNGANGSTAAISTAKSTASESAPVTDQAPEDRPES; encoded by the coding sequence ATGGACGTGAAGCGATACTTCCGTGGGCCGGTCATGTGGATCGTGCTGGCCGTCCTTGCCGTGGTCGTGTTGATGCAGGTCGTCGGCTCGTCCGGCGGCTACAAGACGGTGGACACCGGCCAGGTCGTCGCGGCGATCAATGACAACAGGGTCCAGTCGGCCAAACTGACCACGGGCGACGAGCAGACCATCAAGGTCACCCTCAAGGACGGCCAGAAGGTCTCCGGCAGCTCCAAGATCCAGGCGAGCTACATCGGCGACCAGGGTGTGACCATCGCCGGCACGCTGCAGACCAAGTACCAGAACAAGCAGATCCCGGACGGCTACACGGTCTCGCCGTCCAAGCAGAACCCGTTCGTCGGCGTCCTGCTCTCCCTGCTGCCCTTCGTCCTGATCGTCGTCGTCTTCCTGTTCCTGATGAACCAGATGCAGGGCGGCGGCTCCCGGGTGATGAACTTCGGGAAGTCCAAGGCCAAGCTGATCACCAAGGACACCCCGAAGACGACGTTCTCGGACGTCGCCGGCTGTGACGAGGCCGTCGAGGAACTCCACGAGATCAAGGAGTTCCTCCAGGAGCCGGCCAAGTTCCAGGCCGTCGGCGCCAAGATCCCCAAGGGTGTGCTGCTCTACGGCCGCCCGGGTACCGGCAAGACCCTGCTGGCGCGTGCCGTCGCGGGCGAGGCCGGGGTCCCCTTCTACTCGATCTCCGGTTCCGACTTCGTGGAGATGTTCGTCGGTGTCGGCGCCTCCCGCGTCCGCGACCTGTTCGAGCAGGCCAAGGCGAACGCCCCGGCGATCGTCTTCGTGGACGAGATCGACGCGGTCGGCCGCCACCGCGGCGCCGGCCTCGGCGGTGGGCACGACGAGCGCGAGCAGACCCTCAACCAGCTGCTGGTCGAGATGGACGGCTTCGACGTCAAGGGCGGCGTCATCCTGATCGCCGCCACCAACCGGCCCGACATCCTCGACCCGGCGCTGCTGCGGCCCGGCCGCTTCGACCGCCAGATCGCGGTCGACCCGCCGGACCTCCAGGGCCGTCTGGAGATCCTCAAGGTCCACCAGAAGGGCAAGCCGGTCGCGAACGACGTCGACCTGGCCGCCGTCGCCCGCCGCACCCCCGGTATGACCGGCGCCGACCTGGCCAACGTGCTCAACGAGGCCGCGCTGCTCACCGCGCGCAGCGACCAGAAGCTGATCGACAACAAGGCGCTGGACGAGGCGATCGACCGTGTGGTCGCGGGCCCGCAGAAGCGGACCCGGATCATGTCGGACAAGGAGAAGAAGATCACCGCGTACCACGAGGGCGGTCACGCCCTGGTCGCGGCGGCCTCGCCGAACTCCGACCCGGTCCACAAGATCACGATCCTGTCCCGCGGCCGTGCCCTCGGTTACACGATGGTCCTGCCCGACGAGGACAAGTACTCGACCACGCGCAACGAGATGCTTGACCAGCTCGCCTACATGCTGGGCGGCCGGGCGGCCGAGGAACTGGTCTTCCACGACCCGACCACCGGTGCCGCCAACGACATCGAGAAGGCCACCAACCTGGCCCGCGCGATGGTCACCCAGTACGGCATGACCGAGCGGCTCGGCGCCATCAAGTTCGGCGGCGACAACAGCGAGCCCTTCCTCGGCCGTGAGATGGCGCACCAGCGCGACTACTCGGAAGAGGTCGCCGCGCTGGTGGACGAAGAGGTCAAGAAGCTCATCGAGACCGCGCACAACGAGGCCTGGGAGATCCTGGTCGAGAACCGCGACGTGCTCGACAACCTCGTTCTCCAGCTGCTGGAGAAGGAGACGCTGGGCAAGGAGGAGATCGCCGAGATCTTCGCCCCGATCGTCAAGCGCCCGCCGCGGCCCGCCTGGACCGGCTCCTCGCGCCGCACCCCGTCCACCCGCCCCCCGGTGCTCTCGCCGAAGGAGCTGGCGCTGACCAACGGTGCGAACGGTTCGACGGCCGCGATCAGCACGGCCAAGTCCACCGCGAGCGAGTCCGCCCCGGTGACGGACCAGGCTCCGGAGGACCGTCCGGAAAGCTGA
- the folE gene encoding GTP cyclohydrolase I FolE, producing MTDPVTLDSERPVGEFDEKRAENAVRELLIAVGEDPDREGLRETPARVARAYKEIFAGLWQQPEDVLTTTFDLGHDEMVLVKDIEVYSTCEHHLVPFRGVAHVGYIPSVSGKITGLSKLARLVDVYARRPQVQERLTTQIADSLMEILEPRGVIVVVECEHMCMSMRGIRKPGAKTITSAVRGQLRDAATRNEAMSLIMAR from the coding sequence ATGACCGACCCGGTGACGCTGGACAGCGAGCGCCCCGTCGGCGAGTTCGACGAGAAGCGCGCCGAGAATGCCGTACGCGAGCTGCTGATCGCGGTCGGTGAGGACCCCGACCGCGAGGGGCTGCGCGAGACGCCGGCTCGGGTGGCGCGGGCGTACAAGGAGATCTTCGCCGGGCTGTGGCAGCAGCCCGAGGACGTGCTCACCACCACGTTCGACCTGGGGCACGACGAGATGGTCCTGGTGAAGGACATCGAGGTGTACTCGACCTGTGAGCACCACCTGGTGCCGTTCCGGGGCGTGGCGCACGTGGGCTACATCCCGTCGGTCTCCGGGAAGATCACCGGTCTGTCGAAGCTGGCGCGTCTGGTGGACGTCTACGCCCGCCGGCCGCAGGTGCAGGAACGACTCACCACGCAGATCGCGGACTCCCTGATGGAGATCCTGGAGCCGCGCGGCGTCATCGTGGTCGTCGAGTGCGAGCACATGTGCATGTCGATGCGCGGCATCCGCAAGCCGGGCGCCAAGACCATAACGTCGGCGGTGCGCGGTCAGCTGCGCGACGCGGCGACCCGCAACGAGGCCATGAGCCTGATCATGGCGCGCTGA
- a CDS encoding DUF3180 domain-containing protein — translation MRELRIRVLIGVFVVAGILSWAGARLWNSIGTLPGVPLAAPIVLALIAVVLLSTALSIRSRLKAQRERRPGAKGVDPLMAARAVVFGQASALVAALVAGMYGGTGVFLLELLDIPTRRDQAFYAGFSVLAGIAVIAAALFLERVCKLPEDDDQDHPGAEPAA, via the coding sequence GTGAGAGAGCTGCGCATCAGGGTGCTGATCGGCGTGTTCGTCGTGGCGGGCATCCTGTCCTGGGCGGGCGCCCGCCTCTGGAACTCGATCGGGACCCTGCCCGGCGTCCCCCTGGCCGCCCCCATCGTCCTCGCCCTGATCGCCGTGGTCCTGCTGTCCACGGCGCTCTCGATCCGCTCCCGCCTCAAGGCCCAGCGCGAGCGCCGCCCCGGCGCGAAGGGCGTCGACCCGCTGATGGCCGCCCGCGCGGTCGTCTTCGGCCAGGCCAGCGCCCTGGTCGCCGCCCTCGTCGCCGGCATGTACGGCGGCACGGGCGTCTTCCTGCTGGAGCTCCTGGACATCCCCACCCGCCGCGACCAGGCCTTCTACGCGGGCTTCTCGGTCCTCGCGGGCATCGCCGTGATAGCGGCCGCCCTCTTCCTCGAACGCGTCTGCAAGCTCCCCGAGGACGACGACCAGGACCACCCGGGCGCGGAACCGGCGGCGTGA
- the folK gene encoding 2-amino-4-hydroxy-6-hydroxymethyldihydropteridine diphosphokinase: MTRPFVQGHSDPTVQPVPASVVEKVDAADTTLQNPKWAVISIGSNLGNRLETLQGAVDALEDTPGVRVKAVSPVYETEPWGVEPGSQPSYFNAVVALKTTLPPSSLLERAHAVEEAFHRVRDERWGARTLDVDIVAYADVTSDDPQLTLPHPRAHERAFVLAPWHDVDPAAQLPGRGTVAELLAAVTREGVEPRTDLELRLPE, translated from the coding sequence ATGACCCGACCTTTCGTCCAGGGTCACAGTGACCCGACCGTCCAGCCGGTGCCCGCCTCGGTCGTCGAGAAGGTCGACGCGGCCGACACCACCCTGCAGAACCCCAAGTGGGCCGTGATCTCCATCGGGTCCAACCTCGGCAACCGCCTGGAGACCCTCCAGGGCGCCGTGGACGCGCTGGAGGACACCCCCGGCGTCCGCGTCAAGGCCGTCTCGCCCGTCTACGAGACCGAGCCCTGGGGCGTCGAACCCGGCAGCCAGCCGTCGTACTTCAACGCGGTGGTGGCCCTGAAGACCACCCTGCCGCCCTCCTCCCTGCTGGAGCGCGCGCACGCCGTCGAGGAGGCATTCCACCGCGTCCGCGACGAGCGCTGGGGCGCGCGCACCCTGGACGTGGACATCGTCGCCTACGCCGACGTCACCTCCGACGACCCGCAGCTGACCCTGCCCCACCCGCGCGCCCACGAGCGCGCGTTCGTCCTCGCGCCCTGGCACGACGTGGACCCGGCGGCCCAGCTGCCCGGCCGCGGCACCGTGGCCGAGCTGCTCGCGGCCGTCACCCGGGAAGGCGTCGAACCGCGCACAGACCTGGAACTCCGACTGCCCGAGTAG
- the folB gene encoding dihydroneopterin aldolase, whose translation MDRVALRGLKARGHHGVFPKEREEGQTFLVDIVLGLDIRPAAADDDLTKTVHYGIVAEEVVAVVEGEPVNLIETLAERIAQTCLKHEGVQEVEVCVHKPDAPITVPFDDVTVTITRSRV comes from the coding sequence GTGGATCGTGTCGCGCTGCGCGGCCTGAAGGCCCGCGGGCACCACGGTGTGTTCCCCAAGGAGCGCGAGGAGGGCCAGACCTTCCTCGTGGACATCGTCCTGGGCCTGGACATCCGGCCGGCCGCGGCCGACGACGACCTGACGAAGACCGTGCACTACGGCATCGTGGCCGAGGAGGTCGTGGCCGTGGTCGAGGGCGAGCCGGTGAACCTCATCGAGACGCTGGCCGAGCGGATCGCCCAGACCTGCCTGAAACACGAAGGGGTCCAGGAGGTCGAGGTGTGCGTGCACAAGCCCGACGCCCCGATCACCGTCCCCTTCGACGACGTGACCGTCACCATCACCCGGAGCCGAGTATGA
- a CDS encoding nuclear transport factor 2 family protein, with product MSAPHTDVEQVEAANTAFYEALERGDFEEVSDLWLTPADLGVDEEYHDPADSGVISCVHPGWPVLTGRGEVLRSYALIMANTDYIQFFLTDVHVSVTGDTALVTCTENILSGGPAPAEGDELGPLVGQLVVATNVFRRTPLGWKLWSHHASPVLADGDDTEEGEGGANGVNPDDDPLA from the coding sequence GTGAGCGCCCCCCACACCGACGTCGAACAGGTCGAGGCCGCCAACACCGCCTTCTACGAGGCCCTCGAACGCGGTGACTTCGAGGAGGTCTCCGACCTCTGGCTCACCCCCGCCGACCTGGGCGTGGACGAGGAGTACCACGACCCCGCCGACAGCGGCGTGATCTCCTGCGTGCACCCCGGCTGGCCGGTGCTCACCGGCCGCGGCGAGGTCCTCAGGTCGTACGCCCTGATCATGGCCAACACCGACTACATCCAGTTCTTCCTGACCGATGTGCACGTCTCCGTCACCGGCGACACCGCGCTCGTGACCTGCACCGAGAACATCCTCAGCGGCGGCCCCGCCCCCGCGGAGGGCGACGAACTCGGGCCCCTGGTCGGCCAGCTCGTCGTCGCCACCAATGTGTTCCGGCGCACACCGCTCGGCTGGAAACTCTGGTCCCACCACGCCTCACCCGTGCTCGCCGACGGCGACGACACCGAGGAAGGCGAGGGCGGCGCGAATGGCGTGAATCCGGACGACGACCCCCTCGCCTGA
- the folP gene encoding dihydropteroate synthase codes for MNKLSGRGRVAGLPAWDRCAVMGVVNVTPDSFSDGGRWFDTTAAVKHGLDLVAAGADLIDVGGESTRPGATRVDEDEELRRVIPVVRGLAAEGVVVSVDTMRASVAARSLEAGAALVNDVSGGLADPEMIPVVAAAGAPFVVMHWRGFLAGGGIHGVYEDVVGEVVDELRARIDAVLAGGIAPDRIVVDPGLGFSKEAEHDLALLAHLDRLRALGHPLLVAASRKRFLGRVLAGPEGAPPPARERDAATAAVSALAAHAGAWAVRVHEVRATADAVRVARAVEGARATAGTAPVPADPAADAAHETGHAPGAAGGHTADGAR; via the coding sequence ATGAACAAGCTCAGCGGGCGCGGCCGAGTGGCGGGCCTTCCGGCATGGGACCGGTGCGCGGTCATGGGGGTCGTGAACGTCACCCCCGATTCCTTCTCCGACGGCGGCCGCTGGTTCGACACGACGGCCGCCGTCAAGCACGGCCTCGACCTCGTCGCCGCGGGCGCCGACCTGATCGACGTCGGCGGCGAGTCCACCCGCCCGGGCGCCACCCGGGTGGACGAGGACGAGGAGCTGCGGCGGGTCATCCCGGTCGTGCGGGGCCTCGCCGCCGAAGGCGTCGTCGTCTCCGTCGACACCATGCGCGCCTCCGTCGCGGCCCGGTCCCTGGAGGCCGGCGCCGCCCTCGTCAACGACGTCAGCGGCGGCCTCGCGGACCCCGAGATGATCCCGGTCGTCGCCGCCGCCGGCGCCCCCTTCGTCGTCATGCACTGGCGCGGCTTCCTGGCGGGCGGCGGCATCCACGGCGTGTACGAGGACGTCGTCGGCGAGGTCGTGGACGAACTGCGCGCCCGGATCGACGCCGTCCTGGCCGGCGGCATCGCCCCCGACCGGATCGTCGTCGACCCCGGTCTCGGCTTCTCCAAGGAGGCCGAGCACGACCTCGCCCTCCTGGCCCACCTCGACCGGCTGCGCGCCCTCGGCCACCCGCTGCTGGTGGCCGCCTCCCGCAAGCGGTTCCTCGGCCGGGTGCTCGCCGGACCCGAGGGCGCTCCCCCGCCCGCGCGGGAACGCGACGCCGCCACCGCCGCCGTCTCCGCCCTCGCGGCGCACGCCGGCGCCTGGGCCGTGCGCGTCCACGAGGTGCGCGCCACGGCGGACGCCGTACGGGTCGCGCGCGCGGTCGAAGGGGCACGCGCCACGGCGGGTACGGCGCCCGTCCCGGCGGACCCGGCGGCCGACGCGGCGCACGAAACCGGCCACGCCCCCGGCGCCGCCGGCGGACACACCGCGGACGGAGCCCGGTGA